From Brachionichthys hirsutus isolate HB-005 chromosome 7, CSIRO-AGI_Bhir_v1, whole genome shotgun sequence, the proteins below share one genomic window:
- the gpr155b gene encoding lysosomal cholesterol signaling protein: MELSNKYVLIHGKNISHNTLPGSAAVPHMSIDKLFPALLECFGIIMCGYVAGRADIITESQVKGLGSFVSKFALPALLFKNMVLLNFDDVIWAFFWSVLVAKAAVFVMVCVLTLMVASPDSRYSKAGLYAIFATQSNDFALGYPIVEALYRSTYPEYLQYIYLVAPVSLMLLNPAGFALCEVQKWKQASHSQRSTPAIALVVMLQVLKNPVVFMVIVGIIAHFALGQQIPAVLSEFIDGLANSFGGAALFYLGLTMVGQLRKLTRDTGVALILLITAKLLLMPLVCKDMVDILDIGVNSTSANHTSLSNFAFLYGVFPTAPSVAIYAGHYNMELEVVTSGMVISTFLSAPIMYVSAWLLTIPLMDPTPLVTELENVSFNISIVCLVALVWTVAVMFLSRKFTRLPHLFALNLFLAQFLVCVSMILWNFLVKNDDGHLGKILTFTLLYGSLYSTYTWTGLIPLCLALTSRDHLLRLRPGIFMILGWGVPFLMVGGLLISGERTDNIDSAFFYGKTQIIVSSVVLAVSLLLGAVSLMGLSQGNREQRGYHTLNRAVFTGIGDEMSAPGGSEEQQQPPVAHSPACSINSGKSHSFSTLQTLPDMIASTQREHTNSTGHGGAPCDRQLRDSSSTSEQPLNLPPPGAQSTDDDQTVRHVLLCLLLFVSLLANLSSCLWWLFNKDPGRLYLELQFFCAVANYGQGFLSFGVFGLDRHLIILPFKKRLLGLWQGRDGEGLSPSCVPEEVRLTCTQFVRYHKDQCVQDVALTHRYQCVSVLCLAECVLLSVEITCLYV, translated from the exons ATGGAACTCTCCAACAAGTATGTGCTGATCCATGGGAAGAACATATCCCATAATACGTTACCGGGCTCTGCTGCGGTGCCTCACATGTCCATCGACAAGCTTTTCCCGGCTCTGCTCGAGTGCTTCGGCATCATAATGTGTGGATACGTCGCTGGCAG GGCCGATATCATCACGGAGAGCCAGGTGAAGGGCTTGGGCAGTTTCGTGTCCAAATTCGCTCTTCCGGCTTTGCTCTTTAAAAACATGGTGCTGCTGAACTTCGACGATGTCATCTGGGCGTTTTTTTGGAGTGTCCTGGTAGCTAAG GCGGCGGTGtttgtgatggtgtgtgtcCTCACGCTGATGGTGGCCAGTCCAGACAGCAGGTACAGCAAGGCTGGCCTGTACGCCATCTTTGCCACGCAGAGCAACGACTTTGCCTTAGGATACCCGATAG TTGAAGCTCTGTATCGGAGCACGTATCCAGAGTACCTCCAGTACATCTATCTCGTCGCCCCGGTCTCCCTCATGCTCCTCAATCCTGCTGGCTTTGCTCTTTGCGAGGTGCAGAAGTGGAAGCAGGCCAGCCACTCGCAGCGCAGCACGCCGGCCATTGCTCTAGTTGTAATGCTACAG GTGTTGAAGAACCCAGTGGTATTCATGGTGATAGTGGGAATTATCGCCCACTTTGCCCTGGGCCAGCAGATCCCTGCTGTGCTGTCGGAGTTCATAGACGGTCTGGCGAACTCCTTTGGCGGTGCAGCGTTGTTTTACCTTGGCCTCACTATG GTGGGCCAGCTTCGAAAACTAACCAGAGACACGGGAGTCGCTTTGATTCTCCTCATCACAGCCAAACT CCTGTTGATGCCGCTGGTCTGTAAAGACATGGTGGACATCCTGGATATAGGAGTGAACAGCACGAGTGCCAACCACACGAGTTTGTCGAACTTTGCTTTCCTGTATGGCGTCTTCCCAACCGCGCCTAGCGTGGCCATCTATGCCGGACACTACAACATGGAGCTGGAGGTG GTAACATCGGGGATGGTAATCAGCACGTTTCTGTCTGCGCCCATTATGTACGTGTCTGCCTGGTTATTAACGATCCCTCTGATGGACCCGACACCTCTGGTGACAGAACTTGAGAATGTCAGCTTCAACATCAGCATCGTCTGCCTTGTAGCTCTG GTGTGGACCGTAGCGGTGATGTTCCTGAGCAGGAAGTTCACCAGACTCCCTCACCTCTTTGCCTTAAATCTTTTTCTGGCTCAG TTCCTGGTGTGTGTCAGTATGATCCTTTGGAACTTCCTGGTGAAAAATGATGACGGTCACCTGGGCAAAATTCTGACTTTCACTCTGCTCTATGGGTCTCTGTACAGCACCTACACGTGGACAG GTTTAATTCCTCTCTGTCTGGCTCTGACTAGTAGAGACCATCTACTGAGACTCCGACCTGGAATATTCATGATATTGGGTTGGGG GGTTCCTTTCCTTATGGTCGGAGGTCTTCTGATATCAGGAGAGAGGACCGACAACATAGACTCCGCCTTCTTCTATGGCAAAACCCAG ATAATCGTCAGTTCTGTGGTACTCGCAGTCAGCTTGTTGCTTGGTGCGGTATCTCTGATGGGTCTCAGCCAGGGGAACCGGGAACAGAGAGGCTACCACACCCTGAACAGAGCTGTTTTTACGGGCATCGGTGATGAGATGAGCGCCCCCGGTGGCTCggaggaacagcagcagccaccGGTGGCCCATTCACCTGCATGCAGCATCAATTCAGGTA AATCCCACAGTTTCTCTACTCTCCAGACGTTACCTGACATGATAGCGAGCACACAGAGGgagcacacaaacagcacag GCCACGGCGGGGCGCCGTGCGACCGGCAGCTGAGggattcctcctccacctccgagCAGCCGCTGAACCTGCCGCCACCCGGAGCTCAAAGCACTGACGACGATCAGACAGTCAGACACGTTCTGCTCTGCCTGCTGCTTTTTGTCAGCCTGTTAGCG AACCTGTCCAGCTGCCTGTGGTGGCTGTTCAACAAAGATCCAGGAAGACTTTACCTCGAATTACAGTTCTTCTGTGCCGTGGCAAACTACGGACAG GGTTTCCTGTCCTTTGGGGTCTTTGGTCTGGACAGGCATCTCATCATTTTGCCTTTTAAAAAGAG GTTGCTGGGTCTATGGCAAG